The following coding sequences are from one Lolium rigidum isolate FL_2022 chromosome 6, APGP_CSIRO_Lrig_0.1, whole genome shotgun sequence window:
- the LOC124662583 gene encoding protein terminal ear1 homolog, with amino-acid sequence MERGGSGIGGMPGAPQNILDAGAQEYYPAIAAAYPFPPLQHPQLYCPPVTYPVMPPPAPMQMPMPMAMPMPMPPPQTVAISQQFGIPMPAAAATASVDGPPSRAVVLSLLPPHTPEAEVARAMAPFGDVRAVDSLALASEGVATVHFFDLRAAERAVSAVREQHMRRQCLLSQHYAAMGAWPPQQPPPPPMDWPQDDGLGLGLVLGQAVWANFAAGCSLPDGGPNGGSLIVLNCLPDVSLSELRQAFQAYGDLKDVREPAHRSSHKFLDFFDSRDAARALAELNGRDFFGHRLLLEYTRPSIPGVRRRAHVPQRPMAPTPPRLQSTWRPLPAPAKPPPPAPPSPGAGKAREGVVLLRRSSPKSSASDQSKGGNNAGTSQERKGKRGKNITIVVNATSTLPSESPSPASATASASGKQPSTKAVGRSGSWRGPKGWRHGWETRYEFKQPDADNNAATAGAATDSSTQEPETRTTVMIRNIPNKYSQKLLLNMLDNHCIEYNKKIEAGGGEGEFEGQPFSSYDFLYLPIDFSNKCNVGYGFVNLTSPEAAVRLYKAFHKQPWEVYNSRKICQVTYARLQGLEALKEHFKNSKFPCDNDEYLPVVFSPPRDGRQLTEPELLVPRTPVSSSSSSLPANVDPLALELMAPPSSSGDGASSTMSTHADEDARGDGSNDDDDDGLGEELQRLGYTD; translated from the exons ATGGAGAGAGGAGGGAGTGGCATCGGGGGCATGCCGGGCGCTCCCCAGAACATCCTGGACGCCGGAGCTCAGGAATACTaccccgccatcgccgccgcctacCCGTTCCCGCCGCTTCAGCACCCGCAGCTCTACTGCCCTCCGGTGACCTACCCGGTCATGCCACCACCCGCTCCGATGCAGATGCCGATGCCTATGGCCATGCCCATGCCCATGCCGCCGCCGCAGACTGTCGCGATTTCGCAGCAATTCGGGATCCCCATGCCGGCGGCTGCCGCCACGGCGTCGGTCGACGGACCGCCGAGCCGCGCCGTCGTCCTCAGCCTCCTGCCGCCGCACACGCCGGAGGCCGAGGTGGCGCGCGCGATGGCGCCCTTCGGCGACGTGCGCGCCGTGGACTCGCTGGCCCTGGCGTCCGAGGGCGTGGCCACCGTGCACTTCTTCGACCTCCGCGCAGCCGAGCGTGCCGTCTCCGCCGTGCGCGAGCAGCACATGCGGCGACAGTGCCTCCTCAGCCAGCACTACGCCGCCATGGGCGCCTGGCCTccccagcagccgccgccgccgcccatggaCTGGCCCCAAGACGAcggcctcggcctcggcctcgTCCTTGGCCAGGCCGTCTGGGCCAACTTCGCCGCCGGCTGCTCCCTGCCGGACGGCGGCCCCAACGGCGGCTCCCTCATCGTGCTCAATTGCCTCCCGGACGTCTCCCTTTCCGAGCTCCGCCAGGCCTTCCAAGCTTACG GTGACTTGAAGGATGTGAGGGAGCCGGCGCATCGGTCCAGCCACAAGTTCTTGGACTTCTTCGACTCGCGCGACGCCGCGCGCGCGCTCGCTGAGCTCAACGGCCGGGACTTCTTCGGCCACCGGCTGCTCCTCGAGTACACGCGCCCATCGATCCCCGGTGTCCGCAG GCGCGCCCACGTGCCGCAGCGGCCCATGGCCCCGACGCCGCCGAGGCTACAATCAACGTGGCGTCCCTTGCCGGCTCCGGCTAAACcgcccccgccggcgccgccgtcgcccggcgCAGGCAAAGCGAGGGAAGGGGTGGTGCTGCTGAGGAGGAGCTCCCCCAAGTCTAGCGCGAGCGATCAGTCCAAGGGTGGCAACAATGCTGGCACGAGCCAAGAACGGAAGGGCAAACGCGGGAAGAACATCACCATTGTCGTGAACGCAACGTCGACTTTGCCTTCCGagtcgccgtcgccggcgtcaGCGACCGCGTCGGCGTCCGGTAAGCAGCCGAGCACGAAAGCAGTCGGCCGCTCAGGGAGCTGGAGAGGGCCGAAGGGCTGGAGACACGGCTGGGAGACGCGGTACGAGTTCAAACAGCCCGACGCCGACAACAACGCCGCCACTGCCGGAGCAGCCACCGACAGCAGCACGCAGGAACCGGAGACGCGGACCACCGTGATGATCAGGAACATACCGAACAAGTACAG CCAGAAGCTGCTCCTGAACATGCTGGACAACCACTGCATCGAATACAACAAGAAGATCGAGGCCGGCGGAGGCGAAGGCGAGTTCGAGGGCCAGCCCTTCTCGTCCTACGATTTCCTCTACCTCCCCATAGATTTCAG CAACAAGTGCAATGTGGGGTACGGGTTCGTGAACTTGACCTCGCCGGAAGCAGCCGTGCGGCTGTACAAGGCGTTCCACAAGCAGCCATGGGAGGTGTATAACTCGCGCAAGATCTGCCAAGTTACATATGCACGCTTGCAG GGCCTGGAGGCGCTCAAGGAGCACTTCAAGAACTCCAAGTTCCCCTGCGACAACGACGAGTACCTGCCCGTGGTCTTCTCGCCGCCGCGCGACGGCCGGCAGCTCACCGAGCCGGAGCTCCTCGTCCCCCGCACGCCggtctcgtcgtcgtcctcgtcgctgcctGCCAACGTAGATCCACTGGCGCTAGAGCTCATGGCGCCACCCTCGTCTTCTGGCGACGGCGCGTCCTCCACAATGTCCACCCACGCCGACGAGGACGCCCGCGGCGACGGCAgcaacgatgacgacgacgacgggcTCGGCGAGGAGCTACAGCGCCTAGGCTACACCGACTAG